The following is a genomic window from Actinomadura sp. WMMB 499.
CGCCCCCCCGAGGGAATCCGCCGCGTCGGCGGCCACGACCTCCTCGCGGGAGATGCCGAGGAGGAAGACGATCGTGTCGAGGTAGGGCACGTTGACGGCGGTGTCGGCGGCCTCGCGGACGACCGGCTTGGCGTTGTAGGCGATGCCGAGACCGGCGGCCTGCAGCATGTCGAGGTCGTTGGCGCCGTCGCCGATCGCGACGGTCTGGGCGATGGGCACGCCCGCCTCGCGGGCGAAGCGCTCGAGGGCGGCGGCCTTGCCGGGACGGTCGATGACGGTGCCGACGACGCGGCCGGTGAGCTTGCCGTTCTCGATCTCGAGGGTGTTGGCGGCCGAGTAGTCGATCCCGAGGTCGTCGACGAGGGCGTCGGTGACCTGGGTGAAGCCACCGCTGACGATCGCGAACTCGTAGTCGAGCCGCTTGAGGGTGCGGACCATCGTGCGGGCCCCCGCGGCGAGCTCGAGCCGGTCGCGGACGTCGTCGATGGCGGACGCGTCGAGTCCGGCGAGGAGCGCGACGCGTTCGCGCAGGGAGCCCTCGAAGTCGAGTTCGCCGCGCATCGCGGCCTCGGTGACCTTGGCGACCTCGGCGAGGCAGCCGGCGTGCTCGGCGAGCAGCTCGATGACCTCGCCCTGGATGAGGGTGGAGTCGACGTCCATGACGATGAGCCGCTTGGCGCGCCGGGACAGCCCGCCGGGCTGGACGGCGACGTCGACCTGGCGCTCGGCGGCCTCGGCGGCGAGACCGGCCCGCAGGGCGTCGGGGTCGGCGCCGGAGACGTCCATCTCGATGCAGGTGACGGGGTCGCCGGCGAGGCGCTCCATGCGGTCGATGTTGGCGCCGTGCGCGGAGATGCGGCCCGCGATCCCGGCCATCGCGGCGGGGGTGAGGGGCGCGCCGAGGACGGTGACGTGCAGCCGTCCGCGCCGCTTCGGCGTCCGCGCGTCGCGTCCGGTGGAGAGTTCGGCCTCCATGTCGAGGTCGTTCGCGACGCGTTCGGCGGCGTTCCACACGCCGCCGATGTCGGTGTCGGCCGAGTAGGAGACCAGGACGCCGAGGACGAGTCGGCCGCGGATCACGACCTGCTCGACGTCGACGACGGTGATCGGGAACTCCGCGAGCGTCCTGAACAGGCGTGACGTCACGCCGGGGCGGTCGCGGCCGGTGAGTGTGATGAGCAGCGTGCGCTCTGCTGACCCGTCCATGCTGGGGTCCACGCTACCGGCTCGCGGTGCCGCACCCGGGTGTGACGTCCGCCATTCGAGACGGGCGGCGCGCCGGCGTCAGGGGATCAGGAGGTTGACGTCGCCGAACTCGTGCCACAGGTAGCGCTCGTCGAGCGCGGCGCGGTAGACGCTGGTGAGGAGGTCCTGACCTGCGATGGCGTCGAGCATCATGAGGTGGGACGAGCGCGGTTCGTGCAGTCCGGTGAGCAGCCCGTCGACGGCGCGGACGCCGGTCTCGGGCGTGACGACGTGGTTCGTCCAGCCCGTGGACGGCTCGACGCGGCCGCCGGTCGCGG
Proteins encoded in this region:
- the serB gene encoding phosphoserine phosphatase SerB, whose product is MDGSAERTLLITLTGRDRPGVTSRLFRTLAEFPITVVDVEQVVIRGRLVLGVLVSYSADTDIGGVWNAAERVANDLDMEAELSTGRDARTPKRRGRLHVTVLGAPLTPAAMAGIAGRISAHGANIDRMERLAGDPVTCIEMDVSGADPDALRAGLAAEAAERQVDVAVQPGGLSRRAKRLIVMDVDSTLIQGEVIELLAEHAGCLAEVAKVTEAAMRGELDFEGSLRERVALLAGLDASAIDDVRDRLELAAGARTMVRTLKRLDYEFAIVSGGFTQVTDALVDDLGIDYSAANTLEIENGKLTGRVVGTVIDRPGKAAALERFAREAGVPIAQTVAIGDGANDLDMLQAAGLGIAYNAKPVVREAADTAVNVPYLDTIVFLLGISREEVVAADAADSLGGAR